The proteins below come from a single Triticum aestivum cultivar Chinese Spring chromosome 5D, IWGSC CS RefSeq v2.1, whole genome shotgun sequence genomic window:
- the LOC123122119 gene encoding ADP-ribosylation factor GTPase-activating protein AGD3: MYFTRLDDSPMFRKQMQSLEEGADLLRERCLKYHKGCRKYTEGLGEAYDGDIAFASSLEAFGGGHNDPISVAFGGPVMTKFTIALREIGTYKEVLRSQVEHMLNDKLLQFVDMDLHDVKDARKRFDKASLLYDQARERYLSLKKGTRTDIATAVEDELHSARSSFEQARFNLVTALSNIEAKKRFEFLEAVSGTMDAHLRYFKQGYELLHQMEPYINQVLAYAQQSRERSNYEQAALVERMQEFKRQIDRESRWSPNGMTDSPNGDGIQAIGRSSHKMIEAVMQSASKGKVQTIRQGYLSKRSSNLRGDWKRRFFVLDNRGMLYYYRKQNSRPSSGYSNQRSSTPTEHGSGLLSRWFSSHYHGGVHDEKSVARHTVNLLTSTIKVDADQSDLRFCFRIISPTKNYTLQAESAMDQMDWIEKITGVIASLLSSQSPERRLLLSPKGSGHHRTNSESSSFSSSTELDHSMSEDFMMEKNSGSGYFEHSRVTQHHRTSMRPDKPIELLRKVVGNDVCADCGAAEPDWASLNLGVLVCIECSGVHRNLGVHISKVRSLTLDVRVWEPSVINLFQSLGNTFANTIWEEMLTSSSSFDHGDTSRADGIENTPDNLVVRKPKQSDPISLKEKFIHAKYAEKDFVRKHSMDETQLAQQMWDHVSSNNKMEVYSLIVRSNADVNLTYGQTSFNSALTLGKALLLQEQPSSPSNGSSRCFDRGTVEKISPRSSLSPASTSARTDELDGCAEGLSLLHLACRVADIGMVELLLQYGASVNSTDSRGRTPLHHSILKGRRVHAKLLLSRGADSQATDREGRTALQYAIDSGTIDDEEILVLLEDPR, encoded by the exons ATGTATTTCACCAGGCTCGATGACTCGCCCATGTTCAGGAAGCAG ATGCAATCACTTGAAGAAGGTGCTGACTTGCTGAGAGAGAGATGCTTGAAGTATCACAAAGGTTGCCGTAAATACAC TGAAGGGCTAGGCGAAGCATATGATGGAGATATTGCGTTtgcaagttcactagaagcatttGGAGGTGGTCACAATGATCCAATCAGTGTTGCCTTTGGAG GACCCGTGATGACCAAATTTACAATTGCCTTGAGAGAAATTGGAACATACAAGGAAGTTTTGCGCTCCCAG GTTGAACATATGCTAAATGACAAGCTGCTGCAGTTTGTGGACATGGATTTGCATGATGTGAAG GATGCCCGAAAGCGTTTTGACAAGGCTAGCCTTCTGTACGACCAG GCTCGTGAGAGGTATTTATCCTTGAAGAAAGGAACAAGGACAGACATAGCAACTGCAGTTGAGGAT GAGCTTCACAGCGCCAGATCTTCATTTGAGCAAGCTCGTTTCAACCTG GTGACTGCGCTTTCAAACATTGAGGCTaagaaaagatttgaatttttggAGGCTGTTAGTGGGACAATGGATGCACATCTTCGTTATTTCAAACAA GGATATGAATTACTCCATCAGATGGAACCGTATATCAATCAA GTTCTTGCTTATGCACAGCAATCAAGAGAAAGGTCCAACTACGAGCAAGCTGCTCTTGTAGAGAGGATGCAAGAGTTCAAAAGGCAGATTGACCGGGAAAGTCGGTGGTCGCCAAACGGGATGACTGATTCCCCTAATGGTGATGGAATACAAGCAATTGGTCGAAGTTCACATAAGATGATTGAAGCCGTCATGCAATCAGCTTCAAAGGGAAAG GTTCAGACTATTCGGCAAGGCTATCTCTCAAAGCGTTCTTCGAATTTGAGAGGCGACTGGAAAAGGAGGTTCTTTGTCCTTGATAATCGAGGAATGTTGTATTATTACCGCAAGCAAAATAGTAGACCATCC AGTGGTTATTCTAACCAACGAAGTAGCACTCCCACTGAGCATGGCTCTGGGCTGCTTAGCAGATGGTTCTCATCTCATTACCATGGCGGTGTGCATGATGAGAAATCTGTAGCACGACATACAGTAAACCTGCTAACATCAACCATTAAAGTTGACGCAGATCAATCAGATCTAAGGTTCTGTTTCAGAATAATTTCGCCCACAAAAAACTACACACTGCAG GCAGAGAGTGCGATGGATCAGATGGATTGGATTGAAAAGATCACTGGTGTCATTGCTTCTTTGTTAAGCTCCCAATCCCCTGAACGG CGTCTACTGTTGAGCCCTAAGGGCAGTGGCCATCATCGAACAAACAGCGAAAGTAGTTCTTTCAGTAGCTCAACAGAACTTGACCATTCCATGAGTGAAGATTTTATGATGGAAAAGAACTCAGGAAGTGGGTACTTTGAGCACTCCAGAGTCACACAACATCACCGAACCAGCATGAGACCTGACAAGCCAATTGAATTGCTTAGGAAGGTGGTTGGCAATGATGTTTGTGCTGATTGTGGTGCTGCAGAGCCTGATTGGGCATCCCTAAACCTCGGAGTCCTTGTATGCATAGAATGTTCTGGTGTACACCGAAATCTTGGTGTGCATATATCTAAG GTAAGGTCTCTGACACTTGATGTCAGGGTGTGGGAGCCATCTGTAATCAATCTCTTCCAGTCTTTAGGCAACACATTTGCCAACACTATCTGGGAAGAAATGTTAACTTCGTCAAGCAGTTTTGATCATGGTGATACTTCGAG AGCTGATGGAATTGAAAACACACCAGATAACTTGGTTGTCCGAAAGCCTAAACAATCGGATCCTATCTCTCTGAAAGAGAAATTTATTCATGCCAAG TATGCTGAGAAAGATTTTGTACGAAAGCATAGTATGGATGAGACTCAGCTAGCACAACAGATGTGGGATCATGTAAGTTCAAACAACAAGATGGAGGTGTACAGTCTGATAGTGCGATCGAACGCGGATGTAAATCTAACTTATGGGCAGACATCATTCAATTCGGCCTTGACTCTTGGAAAAGCGCTTCTCTTACAAGAGCAACCGTCTTCGCCGTCAAATGGTAGCTCTAGATGCTTTGATCGCGGTACGGTTGAGAAGATTTCTCCCAGGAGTTCTCTTTCTCCTGCGAGCACAAGCGCACGGACAGATGAATTGGATGGCTGCGCTGAGGGCTTATCTCTGCTTCATCTGGCATGCCGTGTCGCGGATATTGGTATGGTTGAACTACTCTTGCAGTATGGGGCCAGTGTGAATTCCACAGATTCTAGGGGCCGAACACCGCTTCATCACAGCATTTTGAAAGGAAGGCGCGTGCATGCCAAACTGCTCCTCTCCAG GGGTGCTGATTCTCAGGCGACAGACCGCGAAGGTAGAACGGCTTTGCAGTACGCCATTGACAGCGGAACCATCGACGACGAAGAGATTCTTGTTTTGTTAGAAGACCCCAGGTAG